The Burkholderia cepacia ATCC 25416 genome includes a window with the following:
- a CDS encoding cobaltochelatase CobT-related protein has translation MSADRDAARRASAREALGASTVRALTRDAALHYRAGRVCRDLRPLPIHAPHLRAQAADDDLASWRGAADGAALRILHSDAGLHRALSGDDPVERVLFEMLEQLRCESLAPPAMRGVVQNLRHRFETWSRAFHRSGQADTHVGILVYTVAQIAWSRLTGWPVLEETEDLIEASRAAIVPEIGVPLAGLRRCRHDQRAFAEHALTLARRIAAMIRDARAAVVETASEDAREQDDALTNFSLWVDFDDTGIDLPALVETGDSVVLHGGDAVYRAYTTRYDRELRPAAQIRAALLREYRDRLDGQVAAQRINVTRLARVLRAAVVVPRADGWSFGEEHGRLDGRRLAQLVSSPAERRLFRLERMRPHADCALAFLIDCSGSMKTWIDGVALMVDTLARAGDAAGLATEVLGFTTLAWNGGRARQDWLARGKPRHPGRLNETGHLVFKDADTRWRHARTGIAALFKADLFREGVDGEAVEWACARLAARPEARKILVVISDGSPMDGATALANDPFYLDNHLKQVVARQEAAGRVDVVGLGVGLDLGPYYRHRLAIDLASVPDMKRLVEIAHWIGARR, from the coding sequence GTGAGCGCCGATCGCGACGCCGCACGTCGCGCGTCGGCGCGCGAAGCGTTGGGCGCGTCGACCGTGCGTGCGCTGACTCGCGATGCGGCGCTGCATTACCGTGCGGGCCGCGTATGCCGTGACCTGCGGCCGCTGCCGATCCATGCGCCGCACCTGCGCGCGCAGGCCGCCGACGACGATCTCGCGTCGTGGCGCGGCGCGGCCGACGGCGCCGCGCTGCGCATCCTGCATTCGGATGCCGGCCTGCATCGCGCGTTGTCCGGCGACGATCCGGTCGAACGCGTGCTGTTCGAAATGCTCGAGCAACTGCGCTGCGAATCGCTCGCGCCACCCGCGATGCGCGGCGTCGTGCAGAACCTGCGCCATCGTTTCGAAACCTGGTCGCGCGCGTTTCACCGGTCGGGGCAGGCCGATACGCATGTCGGGATCCTCGTGTACACGGTCGCGCAGATCGCGTGGTCGCGGCTGACCGGCTGGCCGGTGCTCGAAGAAACGGAAGACCTGATCGAAGCGTCGCGCGCGGCGATCGTGCCGGAGATCGGCGTGCCGCTCGCGGGGCTCAGGCGCTGCCGGCACGATCAGCGCGCATTCGCGGAACATGCGCTGACGCTCGCGCGCCGCATTGCGGCGATGATCCGCGACGCGCGCGCGGCCGTCGTCGAAACGGCATCGGAAGACGCACGCGAGCAGGACGATGCGCTGACGAATTTCTCGCTATGGGTCGATTTCGACGACACGGGCATCGACCTGCCGGCACTCGTCGAAACGGGCGACAGCGTCGTGCTGCATGGCGGCGATGCGGTCTACCGCGCGTACACGACGCGTTACGACCGCGAACTCCGGCCGGCCGCGCAGATCCGCGCGGCACTGCTGCGCGAGTATCGCGACCGGCTCGACGGTCAGGTCGCCGCGCAGCGGATCAACGTCACGCGGCTCGCACGGGTGCTGCGCGCGGCGGTCGTCGTGCCGCGGGCCGACGGCTGGTCGTTCGGCGAGGAGCACGGCCGCCTCGACGGCCGCCGGCTCGCGCAGCTCGTCAGCTCGCCGGCCGAACGGCGGTTGTTCCGGCTCGAACGCATGCGGCCGCACGCGGACTGCGCGCTGGCGTTCCTGATCGACTGCTCGGGATCGATGAAGACGTGGATCGACGGCGTCGCGCTGATGGTCGACACGCTGGCCCGCGCCGGCGATGCCGCCGGCCTCGCCACCGAAGTGCTCGGCTTCACGACGCTCGCGTGGAACGGCGGCCGCGCGCGGCAGGACTGGCTCGCGCGCGGCAAGCCGCGCCATCCGGGCCGGCTCAACGAAACCGGCCATCTGGTGTTCAAGGACGCGGACACGCGCTGGCGGCATGCGCGCACGGGCATCGCCGCGCTGTTCAAGGCCGACCTGTTCCGCGAGGGCGTCGACGGCGAAGCGGTCGAATGGGCGTGTGCACGGCTCGCTGCGCGGCCGGAAGCGCGCAAGATCCTCGTCGTGATCTCGGACGGCAGCCCGATGGACGGCGCGACGGCGCTCGCGAACGATCCGTTCTACCTCGACAATCACCTGAAGCAGGTGGTCGCGCGCCAGGAAGCGGCCGGCCGCGTCGACGTCGTCGGGCTCGGCGTCGGGCTCGATCTCGGCCCGTACTACCGGCACCGGCTCGCGATCGATCTTGCGTCGGTGCCGGACATGAAGCGGCTCGTCGAAATCGCGCACTGGATCGGTGCGCGGCGGTGA
- a CDS encoding AAA family ATPase, whose translation MEGVTNKPDCMVSVRERFGFDSDLMVPAFSARDDHVPDIDDAYRFNPDVTLAILAGFACNRRVLVQGMHGTGKSTHIEQVAARLNWPCVRVNLDGHISRLDLVGKDAIVVRDDVQVTEFQEGIVPWALQRPVALIFDEYDAGRPDVMFVIQRILERDGKFTLLDQNRVIHPHPSFRLFATANTVGLGNLNGLYHGTQMLNHAQMDRWNVVATLDYLPRDEEIGIVRARVPELADEAGRPLLESMVSLAELTRNGFATGDLSTLMSPRTVINWAENCRIFRDPALAFRLTFLNKCDDAERPVVAEYYQRCFGEELAVASRAGGGAPGAGR comes from the coding sequence ATGGAAGGGGTGACGAACAAGCCGGACTGCATGGTGTCGGTCCGCGAACGGTTCGGGTTCGATTCGGACCTGATGGTGCCCGCGTTCAGCGCGCGCGACGATCACGTGCCCGATATCGACGACGCATACCGTTTCAACCCGGACGTCACGCTCGCGATCCTCGCCGGCTTCGCGTGCAACCGCCGCGTGCTCGTGCAGGGGATGCACGGCACCGGCAAGTCGACGCATATCGAACAGGTCGCGGCCCGGCTGAACTGGCCGTGCGTGCGCGTGAACCTCGACGGCCACATCAGCCGGCTCGACCTCGTCGGCAAGGATGCGATCGTCGTGCGCGACGACGTGCAGGTGACCGAGTTCCAGGAAGGCATCGTGCCGTGGGCGCTGCAGCGGCCCGTCGCGCTGATCTTCGACGAATACGATGCGGGGCGGCCCGACGTGATGTTCGTGATCCAGCGGATTCTCGAACGCGACGGCAAGTTCACGCTGCTCGACCAGAACCGCGTGATCCATCCGCATCCGTCGTTCCGGCTGTTCGCGACGGCGAACACGGTCGGGCTCGGCAACCTGAACGGGCTGTATCACGGCACGCAGATGCTCAACCATGCGCAGATGGATCGCTGGAACGTGGTCGCCACGCTCGACTATCTGCCGCGCGACGAGGAGATCGGCATCGTGCGTGCGCGCGTGCCCGAACTCGCCGACGAAGCCGGCCGCCCGCTGCTCGAATCGATGGTGAGCCTCGCGGAGCTGACGCGCAACGGCTTCGCGACCGGCGATTTGTCCACGCTGATGTCGCCGCGCACGGTGATCAACTGGGCCGAGAACTGCCGGATTTTCCGCGATCCGGCGCTTGCGTTCCGGCTCACGTTCCTGAACAAGTGCGACGACGCCGAGCGGCCCGTCGTCGCCGAGTATTACCAGCGCTGCTTCGGCGAGGAACTGGCGGTTGCGTCGCGCGCCGGCGGCGGCGCGCCGGGAGCCGGGCGGTGA
- a CDS encoding IclR family transcriptional regulator, producing the protein MLPADTPTLRAFALLEHLVQAGDAVSLADLVREVDIPKASLHRMLASLEAGGLVIREPGRKNAYAIGPRLARLGTGVMLHAGARRLRHAILERLVADLGETCNLTALHDTEVVYLDRVEADWPLRLDLKPGSRVPAHCSASGKLLLALLPRDERAALVRALALPRYTPNTISDPELLEAELDRTAHKGVAIDNEEFVAGIACIAAPVVGDDGACIAAVAVHAPVSRAPLSRLLDCVPRLQEAAGALAATF; encoded by the coding sequence ATGCTGCCCGCGGATACGCCCACGCTGCGCGCCTTCGCGCTGCTCGAACATCTCGTCCAGGCCGGCGATGCCGTGTCGCTCGCCGATCTCGTGCGCGAGGTCGATATCCCGAAGGCGTCGCTGCACCGGATGCTCGCGTCGCTCGAAGCCGGCGGCCTCGTGATCCGCGAGCCGGGCCGCAAGAACGCGTACGCGATCGGCCCGCGCCTCGCCCGGCTCGGCACCGGCGTGATGCTGCATGCGGGCGCGCGCCGGCTTCGCCATGCGATCCTCGAACGGCTCGTCGCCGATCTCGGCGAAACCTGCAACCTCACCGCGCTGCACGACACGGAAGTCGTCTATCTCGATCGCGTCGAAGCCGACTGGCCGCTGCGCCTCGACCTGAAGCCCGGCTCGCGCGTGCCCGCGCATTGCAGCGCCAGCGGCAAGCTGCTGCTCGCGCTGCTGCCGCGCGACGAGCGCGCCGCGCTGGTGCGCGCGCTGGCGCTGCCGCGCTACACGCCGAATACGATCTCCGATCCCGAACTGCTCGAAGCCGAACTCGACCGCACCGCGCACAAGGGCGTCGCGATCGACAACGAGGAATTCGTCGCGGGCATCGCGTGCATCGCGGCACCGGTCGTCGGCGACGACGGCGCGTGCATCGCCGCGGTCGCCGTGCATGCGCCCGTGTCGCGCGCGCCGCTGTCGCGGCTGCTCGACTGCGTGCCGCGCCTGCAGGAAGCGGCCGGCGCGCTCGCGGCCACCTTCTAG
- a CDS encoding dimethyl sulfoxide reductase anchor subunit family protein has product MRPAFSVVFLTTLCGAAQGLLLTLVSVEALARVAGVDVAAAFYVTGAALSVALGVLGLFASFFHLGHPERAWRAIAMWRTSWLSRECIALPVFLACAFAYGVAYLFGWPGTLLIGAAGALASVALFVCTAMIYACLRFLQEWASPLTLVNFVLLGCASGCTLATACAAWLAPALVGRLAAAACVLTLAGCVARLASLARNARLRPKSTVQSATGIRHEKVEQKSRGFTASAFNTREFFHGQGNGTLRAVKAGFLTGAFAVPFVLTGAGALAPTSVAAAVVLGAAFVIQYAGLVAERWFFFADARHPQNIYYQRAS; this is encoded by the coding sequence ATGCGTCCAGCCTTTTCGGTCGTTTTCCTCACCACGCTGTGCGGCGCCGCACAGGGTTTGCTGTTGACGCTCGTGAGCGTCGAGGCGCTCGCGCGCGTGGCCGGCGTCGACGTGGCCGCCGCGTTCTACGTGACGGGCGCCGCGCTGTCGGTCGCGCTCGGCGTGCTCGGCCTGTTCGCGTCGTTCTTCCATCTCGGCCACCCCGAACGCGCGTGGCGCGCGATCGCGATGTGGCGCACGTCGTGGCTGTCGCGCGAATGCATCGCGCTGCCGGTGTTTCTCGCGTGCGCGTTCGCGTATGGCGTGGCCTACCTGTTCGGCTGGCCCGGCACGTTGCTGATCGGCGCGGCCGGCGCGCTCGCGAGTGTCGCGCTGTTCGTGTGTACCGCGATGATCTACGCGTGCCTGCGATTCCTGCAGGAATGGGCGAGCCCGTTGACGCTCGTGAACTTCGTGCTGCTCGGCTGCGCGTCGGGCTGCACGCTGGCGACGGCTTGCGCCGCCTGGCTCGCGCCGGCGCTGGTCGGCCGGCTCGCGGCGGCCGCGTGCGTGCTGACGCTCGCGGGCTGCGTCGCACGGCTCGCATCGCTCGCGCGCAATGCCCGGCTGCGACCGAAGTCGACCGTGCAGAGCGCGACCGGTATTCGCCACGAGAAGGTCGAACAGAAGTCGCGCGGTTTCACGGCCAGCGCGTTCAATACGCGGGAGTTCTTTCACGGGCAGGGCAACGGCACGTTGCGTGCGGTGAAGGCCGGCTTCCTGACCGGCGCATTCGCGGTGCCGTTCGTGCTGACCGGCGCGGGCGCGCTCGCGCCGACGTCGGTCGCGGCGGCCGTCGTGCTCGGCGCGGCGTTCGTGATCCAGTATGCGGGGCTGGTCGCGGAACGCTGGTTCTTCTTTGCGGATGCGCGGCATCCGCAGAACATCTACTACCAGCGCGCGTCATGA
- a CDS encoding 4Fe-4S dicluster domain-containing protein — protein sequence MTQMALVIDLNVCVGCHACVTSCKEWNTSGEAGSLADLRPYDDDPSGTFFNRVQTYEAGVFPMTDTIHFPKSCLHCEDPPCVPVCPTGASYKRKSDGIVLVDYDKCIGCKYCAWACPYGARELDEGRKEMTKCTLCADRIDNDALPERDRKPACVLACPTSARLFGDVHDPESDVSRAIRERGGYALMPEWGTRPSNHYLPRVKTEASCACGSGGTCGSGSTGRDESDSFEARAARGDIDLVSLATQR from the coding sequence ATGACCCAGATGGCCCTCGTCATCGACCTGAACGTGTGCGTCGGCTGCCATGCCTGCGTGACGAGCTGCAAGGAATGGAACACATCGGGCGAAGCCGGCAGTCTCGCCGATCTGCGCCCGTACGACGACGATCCGTCCGGCACGTTCTTCAATCGCGTGCAGACGTACGAAGCGGGCGTGTTCCCGATGACCGACACGATCCACTTTCCGAAGTCGTGCCTGCATTGCGAGGATCCGCCGTGCGTGCCCGTCTGTCCGACCGGCGCGAGCTACAAGCGCAAGTCGGACGGGATCGTGCTGGTCGACTACGACAAGTGCATCGGCTGCAAGTACTGCGCGTGGGCGTGCCCGTACGGCGCGCGCGAACTCGACGAAGGCCGCAAGGAGATGACGAAGTGCACGCTGTGCGCGGACCGCATCGACAACGACGCACTGCCCGAACGCGACCGGAAACCCGCGTGCGTGCTCGCATGCCCGACGTCGGCGCGGCTGTTCGGCGACGTGCACGATCCGGAGTCGGACGTGTCGCGCGCGATCCGCGAACGCGGCGGTTATGCGTTGATGCCCGAATGGGGCACGCGGCCGTCGAACCATTACCTGCCGCGCGTGAAGACCGAAGCATCGTGCGCATGCGGCAGCGGCGGCACATGCGGCAGCGGGTCGACCGGCCGCGACGAGAGCGACTCGTTCGAAGCGCGCGCGGCGCGTGGCGACATCGATCTCGTGTCGCTCGCGACGCAGCGCTGA
- a CDS encoding molybdopterin oxidoreductase family protein: protein MEHRARERDEQADIKTTTCYMCACRCGIRVHLRDGEVRYIDGNPEHPLNQGVICAKGSSGIMKQYSPARLTQPLMRKPGAERGDAQFEPVSWDVAFDVLEKRLTHLRATDPKRFALFTGRDQMQALTGLFAKQFGTPNYAAHGGFCSANMAAGMIYTIGGSFWEFGGPDLDHAKLFFMIGTAEDHHSNPLKIALGKFKRAGGRFIAINPVRTGYAAIADEWIPIRPGTDGALFMALMHELIARDAFDLEFVSRFTNAAELVDQREGADTFGLFVRDAGAPEVNALYPQNRMWWDTKTNRAVLHHTEGAEPALDGRYTLGDGTPVAPSFTLLREQVAGCTPEWAADITGIAADTIRRHAREMETVAREHAIELPVRWTDSWGKEHATVKGVPIAFHAMRGLAAHSNGFQTIRALAVLMSLLGTIDRPGGFRHKAPYPRAVPPSAKPPNDPGQIRPNTPLATGPLGWPAGPEDLFVHPDGTPARLDKAFSWEYPLAVHGLMHSVITNAWRGDPYPIDTLLIFMANMAWNSSMNTTEVRKMLVDKRDDGEYRIPFLVVCDAFASEMTAFADLILPDTTYLERHDVMSVLDRPISEFDGPVDSVRVPVVPPTGECKPFQEVLIELASRLKFPAFTTADGQRKYRDYPDFVINFQTAPDSGTGFLIGWRGKDGDKAVVGEPNPDQWKRYAENNCVYHHRLPEPLQYMRNCNGPYMQWAVDNGMRKFGVPIVIQLYSDVMQKFRLAAQGRTSGRQPPDHLRERIARYFDPLPFWHRSLESGLTDAGRYPLAAITQRPMAMYHSWDSQNAWLRQIHGENHLFVNPVTAAAQQIDDGAWIYVESPWGKVRCRARYSEAVEPGTVWTWNAIGKAAGAWNLGPQAGESQRGFLLNHVITDELPDAARDGARMSNSDPITGQAGWYDVQVRIYPAEADAATTLPQFAPMPALPGTPRVLQRVQAYFAGTGAFAARLRRATSAGPKPDDR, encoded by the coding sequence ATGGAACATCGGGCACGCGAGCGCGACGAGCAGGCCGATATCAAGACGACGACGTGCTACATGTGCGCGTGCCGCTGCGGCATCCGCGTGCACCTGCGCGACGGCGAGGTGCGTTACATCGACGGCAATCCGGAGCATCCGCTGAACCAGGGCGTCATCTGCGCGAAAGGTTCGTCGGGGATCATGAAGCAGTATTCGCCCGCGCGGCTCACGCAGCCGCTGATGCGCAAGCCGGGCGCCGAGCGCGGCGACGCGCAGTTCGAGCCGGTGTCGTGGGACGTCGCGTTCGACGTGCTCGAAAAGCGCCTTACACACCTGCGCGCGACCGACCCGAAGCGGTTCGCGCTGTTCACCGGCCGCGACCAGATGCAGGCGCTCACCGGCCTGTTCGCGAAACAGTTCGGTACGCCGAACTATGCGGCGCACGGCGGCTTCTGTTCGGCGAACATGGCGGCCGGGATGATCTACACGATCGGCGGCTCGTTCTGGGAATTCGGCGGACCCGATCTCGACCACGCGAAGCTGTTCTTCATGATCGGCACCGCGGAAGACCACCATTCGAATCCGCTGAAGATCGCGCTCGGCAAGTTCAAGCGCGCGGGCGGCCGCTTCATCGCGATCAATCCGGTGCGCACCGGCTACGCGGCGATCGCCGACGAATGGATTCCGATTCGCCCCGGCACCGACGGCGCGCTGTTCATGGCGCTGATGCACGAGCTGATCGCGCGCGACGCGTTCGACCTCGAATTCGTGTCGCGCTTCACGAACGCGGCCGAGCTGGTCGACCAGCGCGAAGGCGCCGACACGTTCGGGCTGTTCGTGCGTGACGCCGGCGCGCCGGAAGTCAACGCGCTGTATCCGCAGAACCGGATGTGGTGGGACACGAAGACGAACCGCGCGGTGCTGCATCACACGGAAGGCGCCGAACCGGCGCTCGACGGCCGCTACACGCTCGGCGACGGCACGCCCGTCGCGCCGTCGTTCACGCTGCTGCGCGAACAGGTGGCCGGTTGCACGCCCGAGTGGGCGGCCGACATCACCGGCATCGCGGCCGACACGATCCGCCGCCACGCACGCGAGATGGAGACGGTCGCGCGCGAGCATGCGATCGAGCTGCCGGTGCGCTGGACCGACTCGTGGGGCAAGGAACATGCGACGGTGAAGGGCGTGCCGATCGCGTTCCATGCGATGCGCGGGCTCGCCGCCCATTCGAACGGCTTCCAGACGATCCGCGCGCTCGCGGTGCTGATGTCGCTGCTCGGCACGATCGACCGGCCGGGCGGCTTCCGGCACAAGGCGCCGTATCCGCGCGCGGTGCCGCCGTCGGCGAAGCCGCCGAACGATCCCGGCCAGATCAGGCCGAACACGCCGCTTGCGACCGGCCCGCTCGGCTGGCCCGCCGGCCCCGAGGACCTGTTCGTGCATCCGGACGGCACGCCCGCGCGGCTGGACAAGGCGTTCTCCTGGGAATACCCGCTCGCGGTGCACGGGCTCATGCATTCGGTGATCACCAATGCGTGGCGCGGCGATCCCTATCCGATCGATACGTTGCTGATCTTCATGGCCAACATGGCGTGGAATTCGTCGATGAACACGACGGAAGTGCGCAAGATGCTGGTCGACAAGCGCGACGACGGCGAATACCGGATCCCGTTCCTCGTCGTGTGCGATGCGTTCGCGTCGGAGATGACGGCGTTCGCCGACCTGATCCTGCCCGACACCACCTACCTCGAACGGCATGACGTGATGTCGGTGCTCGACCGGCCGATCTCCGAATTCGACGGCCCGGTCGACTCGGTGCGCGTGCCCGTCGTGCCGCCGACCGGCGAGTGCAAGCCGTTCCAGGAAGTGCTGATCGAGCTCGCGAGCCGGCTGAAGTTTCCGGCCTTCACGACGGCGGACGGGCAGCGCAAGTACCGCGACTATCCGGATTTCGTCATCAACTTCCAGACCGCGCCCGATTCGGGCACCGGCTTCCTGATCGGCTGGCGCGGCAAGGACGGCGACAAGGCTGTCGTCGGCGAGCCGAACCCCGACCAGTGGAAGCGTTACGCCGAGAACAACTGCGTGTACCACCACCGGTTGCCGGAGCCGCTGCAGTACATGCGCAACTGCAACGGGCCTTACATGCAGTGGGCGGTCGACAACGGGATGCGCAAGTTCGGCGTGCCGATCGTGATCCAGCTCTACTCGGACGTGATGCAGAAATTCCGGCTCGCCGCGCAGGGGCGCACGTCGGGCCGCCAGCCGCCCGACCATCTGCGCGAACGCATCGCGCGTTATTTCGATCCGCTGCCGTTCTGGCACCGGTCGCTCGAAAGCGGGTTGACCGACGCGGGCCGCTATCCGCTCGCGGCGATCACGCAGCGGCCGATGGCGATGTACCACTCGTGGGATTCGCAGAACGCATGGCTGCGGCAGATCCACGGCGAGAACCATCTGTTCGTGAACCCCGTGACGGCCGCCGCGCAGCAGATCGACGACGGCGCGTGGATCTACGTCGAATCGCCGTGGGGCAAGGTGCGTTGCCGCGCACGCTACAGCGAGGCCGTGGAGCCCGGCACCGTGTGGACGTGGAACGCGATCGGCAAGGCGGCCGGCGCGTGGAACCTCGGGCCGCAGGCGGGCGAGTCGCAGCGCGGTTTCCTGCTGAACCACGTCATTACCGACGAACTGCCGGATGCGGCGCGTGACGGCGCGCGGATGTCGAACTCCGATCCGATCACCGGGCAGGCCGGCTGGTACGACGTGCAGGTGCGGATCTATCCGGCCGAAGCGGATGCCGCGACCACGCTGCCGCAGTTCGCGCCGATGCCGGCGCTGCCCGGCACGCCGCGCGTGCTGCAGCGCGTGCAGGCATATTTCGCGGGAACCGGCGCATTCGCCGCGCGGCTGCGGCGCGCGACTTCCGCCGGCCCGAAACCTGACGACCGTTGA
- a CDS encoding amino acid permease: MQPSMNQSDLKCGLKQRHMTMIALGGVIGAGLFVGSGVVIQQTGPAAILSFLITGGLVVLVMRMLGEMACAMPAVGSFYEYARLAFGNWRGPGKMAGFLTGWMYWYFWVIVVALEAVAGAKLIQFWLPDTPAWIISLALLVVLTLTNLISVGSYGEFEFWFSSIKVGAIIVFLFLGGLYVLGLWPASMHTTSVLPTLLGHGGFMPLGIGPVMSGAVAATGFYFGAEIVTIAAAEAKEPAKAVAKATNSVITRVLVFYVGSVALVVALVPWNSHQMATPYVSALEVMGLPAAANVMNAIVLTAVLSALNSGLYAASRMLFALTRHGDAPAALAKVNKRGVPVRAILLGTVFGYVSVVMSYVSPDTVFAFLVNSYGTVALFVYVLIAFSQLRLRKRLDPVAASKLRVRMWAYPYLTWVAIVGMVGILVAMAFIPDQRKPLWLGVASLAVLVVAYGLTRRSRREHLDDSELLAYPPR, translated from the coding sequence ATGCAACCCTCGATGAACCAGAGTGACCTGAAGTGTGGGCTCAAGCAGCGCCACATGACGATGATCGCGCTTGGCGGCGTGATCGGTGCCGGGCTGTTCGTCGGCAGCGGCGTGGTGATTCAGCAGACCGGGCCGGCCGCGATTCTGTCGTTCCTGATCACGGGCGGGCTGGTCGTGCTCGTGATGCGGATGCTCGGCGAGATGGCCTGCGCGATGCCGGCCGTCGGCTCGTTCTACGAATACGCGCGCCTCGCGTTCGGCAACTGGCGCGGGCCCGGCAAGATGGCGGGCTTCCTCACCGGCTGGATGTACTGGTATTTCTGGGTGATCGTCGTCGCGCTCGAAGCGGTCGCCGGCGCCAAGCTGATCCAGTTCTGGCTGCCCGACACGCCGGCGTGGATCATCAGCCTCGCGCTGCTGGTCGTGCTGACGCTCACGAACCTGATCTCGGTCGGCAGCTACGGCGAGTTCGAGTTCTGGTTCTCGTCGATCAAGGTCGGCGCGATCATCGTGTTCCTGTTCCTCGGCGGCCTCTACGTGCTCGGCCTGTGGCCCGCATCGATGCACACGACTTCCGTGCTGCCGACGCTGCTCGGCCACGGCGGCTTCATGCCGCTCGGCATCGGGCCGGTGATGAGCGGGGCGGTCGCGGCCACCGGCTTCTACTTCGGCGCCGAGATCGTCACGATCGCGGCGGCCGAGGCCAAGGAGCCCGCGAAAGCCGTCGCGAAGGCCACCAATTCGGTGATCACCCGCGTGCTGGTGTTCTACGTCGGCTCGGTCGCGCTCGTCGTCGCGCTGGTGCCGTGGAATTCGCATCAGATGGCCACGCCGTACGTCAGCGCACTCGAAGTGATGGGCCTGCCGGCCGCCGCCAACGTGATGAACGCGATCGTGCTGACGGCCGTGCTGTCCGCGCTCAACTCGGGCCTCTATGCGGCGTCGCGGATGCTGTTTGCACTGACCCGCCACGGCGATGCGCCGGCCGCACTCGCGAAGGTCAACAAGCGCGGCGTGCCGGTGCGCGCGATCCTGCTCGGCACGGTGTTCGGCTACGTGTCGGTCGTGATGTCGTACGTGTCGCCCGATACCGTGTTCGCGTTCCTCGTCAATTCGTACGGCACCGTCGCGCTGTTCGTGTACGTGCTGATCGCGTTCTCGCAACTGCGCCTGCGCAAGCGTCTCGACCCGGTGGCCGCGAGCAAGCTGCGCGTCAGGATGTGGGCGTATCCGTACCTCACCTGGGTCGCGATCGTCGGCATGGTCGGCATCCTCGTCGCGATGGCGTTCATCCCGGACCAGCGCAAGCCGCTGTGGCTCGGCGTCGCAAGCCTCGCCGTGCTGGTCGTCGCTTACGGGCTCACGCGCCGCAGCCGCCGCGAGCATCTCGACGACAGCGAACTGCTCGCGTATCCGCCGCGGTAA